A single window of Acanthopagrus latus isolate v.2019 chromosome 1, fAcaLat1.1, whole genome shotgun sequence DNA harbors:
- the si:dkeyp-75b4.8 gene encoding lipopolysaccharide-induced tumor necrosis factor-alpha factor homolog has protein sequence MEPPSYEEANLHAPAVGTRAFDTLPPPPYDTSIPVPTTPPPTYGEAVTVQPDPFPVLTPPRVPTDVTSPSQNNGMVHPVTQIGTTPSVSVIRTQPVAATQPLPVAVAPMYLTDSPGLVRCPHCNHVVTSDVKYLPGKAAWCMCFLLAAMGLICGFCLIPFAVRGLQDAHHSCPNCRNHLHVYTR, from the exons ATGGAACCTCCTTCGTATGAGGAGGCTAATCTCCACGCCCCTGCTGTGGGCACACGTGCATTTGACacccttcctccccccccctaTGACACCTCCATCCCAGTACCCACAACACCTCCTCCCACCTACGGAGAAGCAG ttacAGTCCAGCCAGATCCTTTTCCTGTCCTGACTCCACCCAGGGTGCCAACGGATGTGACGTCCCCTTCACAAAACAATGGAATGGTCCATCCAGTTACACAAA TTGGAACAACACCGTCTGTCAGTGTCATACGAACTCAGCCAGTAGCAGCGACCCAGCCGCTGCCTGTTGCAGTCGCACCAATGTATCTGACAGACTCCCCTGGTTTGGTCCGCTGCCCACACTGCAACCACGTTGTCACCTCTGATGTCAAATACCTGCCTGGGAAGGCAGCCTGgtgcatgtgttttcttctcGCAGCGATGGG GTTGATCTGTGGTTTCTGTCTGATTCCTTTCGCGGTACGTGGCCTACAAGATGCACATCATTCCTGCCCAAACTGTAGAAACCATCTGCACGTTTACACAAGATGA
- the pdia2 gene encoding protein disulfide-isomerase A2 — protein sequence MRTRTLLSITLLGLLLWASCIQADDTDAETEKETETPEETLDEDSSVKTGEEEEEEEEEEEKDAPQKEKTTEIEEERDVMVLHINNFDRALSENQFVLVEFYAPWCGHCKQLEPIYAKAAGKLKSEESAMRLAKVNAIEEKELADEFDIQSFPTLKLFVNGDRKQPVDFTGKRTVEGMIEWMKRRTGPGAPVLDSADAAAQFIDSHKIAVVGFFDDLESEAAKAFKEVSFDLTISEFAVSASPEVFQKYEVKANTVVLFKKFDDGRADFALEDGTLDKNQVTTFIKENSLELIIPFNEETTDLIFSSSIHLHSLLFINSSVESQTALVDESRTVAKTFKGKMLFVMIDVTGSISHVLDYFGVSASDAPTVRIIDMDTGKKFTITAVDLTADSLAQLCQDVLDGSAKPYYRSEEIPEDWNKGPVKVLVGKNFESVALDPTKNVFVEFYAPWCGHCKELAPIWEQLAEKYADNDDIIIAKMDSTANEVESVTIQGFPTLKYFPAGGKEVVDYTGKRDLETFSKFLDAGGELPQEEMKEDDEDDEDDEDDEDYEDDEDDEEGDEAGDDSKETDEPVDIPTNKSSKDEL from the exons ATGAGGACGCGCACGCTTTTGTCCATAACTCTGCTGGGCCTGCTGCTGTGGGCCTCCTGCATCCAGGCCGACGACACAGACGCCGAGACTGAAAAAGAGACGGAAACACCGGAGGAGACATTAGACGAAGACTCTTCAgtaaagacaggagaggaggaggaggaggaggaggaggaggaggagaaagatgcaccacagaaagagaaaacaacagagatagaagaggagagagacgtGATGGTGCTCCACATCAACAACTTTGACAGAGCTCTCAGCGAGAATCAGTTTGTGCTGGTCGAATTCT atgCTCCCTGGTGTGGCCACTGTAAACAGCTGGAGCCAATTTACGCCAAGGCAGCTGGGAAGCTGAAGTCGGAGGAATCAGCGATGCGTTTGGCCAAAGTGAACGCCATAGAGGAGAAGGAGCTGGCTGATGAGTTTGACATCCAAAGCTTCCCCACTCTGAAACTGTTCGTGAATGGAGACCGCAAGCAGCCTGTTGACTTCActg gtaAGAGGACGGTCGAGGGAATGATCGAGTGGATGAAGCGTCGTACAGGTCCTGGAGCTCCAGTGCTCGACTCTGCAGACGCTGCAGCTCAGTTCATCGATTCTCATAAGATCGCTGTTGTCGGATTCTTTGAT GATCTAGAAAGTGAGGCGGCCAAGGCGTTCAAGGAGGTGTCTTTCGATCTGACTATCTCTGAGTTTGCTGTGTCAGCGAGTCCTGAGGTTTTCCAGAAGTATGAAGTAAAAGCCAACACAGTGGTGCTCTTCAAGAAG TTTGATGACGGCAGAGCTGACTTTGCATTAGAAGATGGGACGCTGGACAAAAACCAGGTCACCACATTCATCAAGGAGAACAGCCTCGAGCTGATCATCCCGTTCAACGAGGAG accaCAGATTTGatcttcagctccagcatcCATTTGCACAGCCTGCTGTTCATCAACTCCTCTGTGGAGAGTCAGACAGCCCTGGTGGACGAATCCAGGACTGTTGCCAAGACGTTCAAGGGCAAG aTGCTGTTTGTCATGATCGACGTGACAGGATCCATTTCTCATGTGCTGGATTACTTTGGCGTGTCTGCAAGCGATGCGCCCACCGTGCGCATCATCGACATGGACACAGGAAAGAAGTTCACCATCACTGCTGTGGATCTCACAGCAGATTCACTGGCACAGCTGTGCCAGGATGTTTTGGATGGTTCTgccaag CCCTATTATCGCTCTGAGGAGATCCCAGAGGACTGGAATAAGGGACCAGTCAAAGTCCTGGTGGGGAAGAATTTCGAGTCTGTTGCTTTGGACCCGACCAAAAACGTCTTTGTGGAGTTCT ATGCTCCATGGTGTGGACACTGCAAGGAACTGGCCCCCATCTGGGAGCAGCTAGCTGAAAAGTACGCCGacaatgatgacatcatcatagCTAAGATGGACTCCACAGCCAACGAGGTGGAATCTGTGACTATCCAGGGATTCCCGACACTTAAATACTTCCCAGCTGGTGGCAAAGAG gtgGTCGACTACACGGGGAAGAGGGATCTGGAGACCTTCTCTAAGTTCCTGGATGCTGGAGGAGAGCTGCCTCaggaggaaatgaaggaggatgatgaggatgatgaggatgatgaggatgatgaggactATGAGGACGACGAGGATGACGAGGAAGGTGACGAGGCTGGTGATGATAGcaag GAGACTGATGAGCCTGTAGACATACCAACCAACAAATCATCTAAAGatgagctgtga
- the LOC119020833 gene encoding protein PERCC1 — MAAGIIRNFLVQTPTPVYFPLIFQHSPCKGGEEEMLEETPEKREDEEEEEEEEDEESEAQEEEEECLEEVFLNPAHYALDVTKQLLRFADLISRDVQRYFGRCSGDQEACDIYSDSVSVTTSGRLRYYDDLLKIARAGSPEEESGSVTCADGQGVSGLGPLAELFDHRGPSQGRSRPMIKRHLPLSFWTEPIPCCSLVGFSNTPDAAHTGSETPSHDGTHTDAHTHLHYNPLPHNAHGLDSTQPDFSDLLANWDPNPELTHTLTEHTHMQH, encoded by the coding sequence ATGGCAGCAGGCATCATCAGAAACTTCCTGGTCCAGACCCCGACTCCAGTCTACTTCCCCCTGATTTTCCAGCACTCTCCGTGCAAGGGAGGCGAAGAGGAGATGCTGGAGGAGACgccagagaagagagaggacgaggaggaagaggaggaggaagaggatgaagaatctgaagctcaggaggaagaggaggaatgtCTAGAGGAGGTTTTTTTAAACCCCGCCCACTACGCTTTGGATGTGACGAAGCAGCTGCTGAGGTTCGCGGATCTCATCAGCCGAGACGTCCAGCGGTATTTTGGTCGCTGCTCTGGTGACCAAGAAGCTTGTGACATCTACAGCGACTCGGTCTCCGTCACGACCAGCGGGCGACTGCGTTACTACGACGACCTGCTGAAAATCGCAAGAGCAGGAagtccagaggaggagagcggctCTGTGACTTGTGCTGATGGTCAAGGAGTCAGCGGTTTGGGGCCCCTGGCCGAACTGTTCGACCACAGGGGCCCGAGTCAGGGCCGCAGCCGGCCCATGATCAAGCGCCATCTCCCGCTCAGTTTCTGGACCGAGCCGAtcccctgctgctctctggtcGGTTTCAGTAACACACCCGACGCCGCTCACACGGGCAGCGAGACGCCCTCACATgacggcacacacacagacgctcacacacacctgcactaCAACCCACTGCCGCACAACGCACACGGCCTCGACAGCACTCAGCCGGACTTCAGTGACTTGTTGGCGAACTGGGATCCGAACCCggagctcacacacacgctgacggagcacacacacatgcagcactaa